One Centroberyx gerrardi isolate f3 chromosome 2, fCenGer3.hap1.cur.20231027, whole genome shotgun sequence DNA window includes the following coding sequences:
- the LOC139921431 gene encoding stomatin-like protein 2, mitochondrial, translated as MMLRTLLCRTGGALLQTGQRTVPRLWATPAQQRWASSLPMNTVVLFVPQQEAWVVERMGRFHRILEPGLNFLIPILDRIRYVQSLKEIVIDVPEQSAVSLDNVTLQIDGVLYLRILDPFKASYGVEDPEYAVTQLAQTTMRSELGKLTLDKVFRERESLNSNIVHSINQASDDWGIRCLRYEIKDIHVPPRVKESMQMQVEAERKKRATVLESEGTRESAINVAEGCKQAQILASEGQKEEQINKAAGEAQAVLAKAEAKSKAIRLLSDALAEQNGNAAASLSVAEQYVSAFSNLAKESNTILLPSNTGDISGMVTQAMTIYSTLAKQSPKRESVMPETEEEKKSE; from the exons ATGATGCTACGGACATTATTGTGTCGGACCGGCGGGGCGCTTCTGCAG ACAGGCCAGCGGACGGTGCCTCGGTTGTGGGCGACACCGGCGCAGCAGCGATGGGCATCCAGCCTGCCCATGAACACCGTGGTTCTGTTTGTGCCACAGCAGGAGGCCTGGGTGGTGGAGAGGATGGGTCGCTTCCACCGCATCTTAGAGCCG GGATTAAACTTCCTTATTCCCATACTTGACCGAATTCGTTATGTGCAAAGTCTCAAAGAGATTGTTATCGATGTCCCGGAGCAATCTGCAGTATCGCTAG ATAATGTGACACTACAGATTGACGGAGTCCTTTACCTAAGAATCTTAGACCCCTTTAAG GCCAGTTACGGTGTAGAGGATCCAGAATATGCCGTCACACAGCTGGCACAGACCACCATGCGCTCAGAACTGGGCAAACTCACACTGGACAAAGTATTCAGG GAAAGGGAGTCCCTTAATTCCAACATAGTCCACTCCATCAACCAAGCCTCAGACGACTGGGGAATCCGCTGCCTCCGATATGAAATCAAAGATATTCACGTCCCACCTCGCGTCAAAGAGTCTATGCAGATGCAG GTGGAGGCGGAGCGTAAGAAGAGAGCCACGGTGCTGGAGTCTGAAGGGACGAGGGAATCGGCCATTAATGTGGCCGAGGGTTGCAAGCAAGCTCAGATCCTGGCGTCTGAGGGGCAGAAAGAGGAGCAGATCAATAAAGCAGCTG GCGAGGCCCAGGCTGTCTTGGCCAAAGCAGAGGCAAAATCCAAGGCCATCCGTCTGCTGTCGGACGCTCTGGCCGAACAG AACGGGAACGCGGCCGCCTCCCTCAGCGTGGCTGAACAGTACGTCTCTGCTTTCTCCAACCTGGCCAAAGAGTCCAACACCATCCTGCTGCCCTCTAACACGGGAGACATCAGCGGAATGGTCACACAG GCCATGACTATTTACAGCACTCTGGCCAAGCAGAgcccaaagagagagagcgtgatgCCAGaaacggaggaggagaagaagagcgagTAG
- the pigo gene encoding GPI ethanolamine phosphate transferase 3, catalytic subunit: MNRLPVLSLLLWMCAVFYIGIYLFVGGFLLVRLEVNRTSTCRDVLHPGEERGDFCHVKPRFRRAVLLIIDALKIDFARFDPAKATPRPYENKLPVLEETASSRPSHSRLYPFRADPPTTTMQRIKGFTTGSLPTFIDVGNNFASSAILEDNLIHQLGQIGKRVVFMGDDTWESLFPKKFYRSLPFPSFNVKDLHTVDNGILQHLYSTMVGEDWDVLVAHFLGVDHCGHRFGPDHPAMADKLTQMDGVIRSVIDRLQNDTLLVVMGDHGMTDTGDHGGESQKETDAAIFLYSPSPLFPGPPSQSEPDVVPQTDLVPTLALLLGVPIPYSSVGQVLLPLFPPHGKTEAAVGGLSQLEALWINAKQVNRFLETYSGMAKDIPPVSLSKLQDEFSRLSSDYLTAVREGRSPSPELAASLQAYLTSVRDTCRATWARFSPLKMATGLAILAFACLLCFILSELSCVLIRENGLLKAPVVAAVLVGVCVAAGQLFTQGYIEVAWCLAAAALSSELLFLWRAHRARTSAAAGNESKAPKRAGWLALRCLLVPPLLVPLLRCASLLSDSYVIAEGRVVTFLVFSLGLYIPIHLNWDGLLLPPSHDPLRPAGLLPSPVLSPSAVRKESSTLLACLGLLVGSLYLSLSFHGCREEQGYCQPSLFLSPLSRLQDSQLKNLHYVLSLASLGLWTYLLRRWLRHYGNLNSSGGTVFTARWILPLLSVCLGLHWAVSATPEDSFRNLAELISLAQLALPRTAFCLLELGLFLIWMDPLTVFVKIRAAAPARGSSLPPPRYRASTGISPQAELHHLIPQIYQRMRRSLEDGEVTGDAEPDNRPAVEAYGLGTVYSAPLLLFCGMLGIGLLLLHPEGMALSFLLLLLEMGALLHIHASSTTLNGLDGAHSGGFDVPWTPVVLWSLAATQFFHATGHLPTFPSIQWGAAFVGFPGGHTGTVLPALLVTLNTFASHILFAVGCPLLLFWPLVCEVRGSRGGRAGGEEGEDAVMEMRLRENPRQFGSALLQLSTRYLFIQGAQVFASVCAAAILRRHLMVWKVFAPKLMFEASGFLVSSVFLLVGVTLVLRVDMAVGRWFKRLLPDASR, from the exons ATGAATAGGCTCCCGGTGCTGTCCCTGCTCCTCTGGATGTGTGCGGTCTTCTACATCGGCATCTACCTGTTTGTGGGCGGCTTCCTGCTGGTGCGGCTGGAGGTGAACAGGACCAGTACCTGCAGAGACGTGCTCCACCCCGGGGAAGAGCGGGGCGACTTCTGCCACGTCAAGCCGCGCTTCCGCAGGGCTGTCCTCCTCATCATCGACGCCCTGAAGATCGACTTTGCCCGCTTCGACCCCGCCAAAGCCACGCCCCGGCCTTACGAGAACAAGCTGCCCGTGCTGGAGGAGACGGCCTCGTCGCGGCCGTCCCACAGCCGCCTGTACCCCTTCCGCGCCGACCCGCCTACGACCACCATGCAGAGGATCAAGGGCTTCACCACCGGCTCCCTGCCCACCTTCATCGATGTTGGGAATAACTTTGCCTCCAGCGCCATCTTGGAGGACAACCTCATTCACCAGCTTGGGCAAATAG GGAAGCGGGTGGTGTTCATGGGTGACGATACTTGGGAAAGTCTGTTTCCCAAGAAGTTCTACCGCTCTCTgcccttcccttccttcaatGTGAAGGATCTGCACACTGTGGACAACGGGATCCTGCAGCACCTCTACTCCACCA TGGTTGGTGAAGACTGGGACGTCCTGGTTGCTCATTTCCTCGGCGTGGATCACTGTGGCCACCGGTTTGGACCTGACCACCCTGCCATGGCCGACAAGCTCACCCAGATGGACGGGGTCATCAG GTCTGTGATCGACCGTCTGCAGAACGACACCCTGCTGGTGGTGATGGGAGACCATGGGATGACCGACACTGGAGATCATGGTGGAGAGAGTCAGAAGGAGACTGACGCTGCCATCTTCCTCTATagcccttcccctctcttcccaggACCCCCGTCCCAG AGTGAACCGGACGTCGTCCCCCAGACGGACCTGGTTCCCACCCTGGCTCTGCTGCTGGGAGTCCCCATCCCCTACAGCAGTGTGGGACAGGTTCTCCTCCCCCTGTTCCCCCCTCATGGCAAGACAGAGGCTGCAGTTGGAGGTCTGAGCCAGCTGGAGGCGCTGTGGATCAACGCCAAACAG GTCAATcgtttcctggagacttactcCGGCATGGCCAAAGACATCCCACCAGTGAGCCTCTCCAAGCTGCAGGATGAATTCTCCCGCCTCTCCTCTGACTACCTCACCGCTGTTAGAGAGGGTCGGTCACCCTCCCCGGAGCTGGCGGCCTCCCTGCAGGCCTACCTCACCTCTGTCAGAGACACCTGCCGAGCTACATGGGCCCGCTTCAGCCCACTTAAGATGGCCACAGGTTTAGCCATCCTGGCGTTTGCCTGCCTGCTGTGTTTCATCCTCTCTGAGCTGTCCTGTGTGCTGATCAGGGAGAATGGTCTACTGAAGGCCCCTGTTGTGGCAGCAGTATTGGTGGGGGTTTGTGTGGCTGCTGGTCAGCTGTTCACCCAAGGCTACATCGAGGTAGCCTGGTGCCTGGCAGCTGCTGCCCTCAGCTCTGAACTGCTGTTCCTCTGGAGGGCTCATCGAGCCAGGACGTCTGCTGCGGCGGGGAATGAATCTAAGGCTCCAAAGCGGGCCGGTTGGTTGGCGCTGCGTTGCCTCCTTGTCCCGCCTCTCTTGGTGCCACTCCTCCGCTGTGCCTCCCTGCTCTCAGACAGCTATGTGATAGCCGAGGGCCGAGTTGTCACCTTTCTGGTGTTCTCTCTGGGTCTGTATATTCCCATCCATCTCAACTGGGACGGCCTGCTGCTGCCCCCCAGCCACGACCCCCTGAGGCCTGCTGGGCTGCTGCCTTCCCCAGTCCTGTCCCCCTCGGCTGTGAGGAAGGAAAGCAGCACCCTGCTAGCCTGTTTAGGACTCCTGGTGGGCAgcctctacctctccctctccttccatgGCTGCCGGGAAGAGCAGGGCTACTGCCAACCATCCCTGTTCCTCTCACCCCTCTCCCGGTTGCAGGACAGCCAGCTGAAGAACCTCCACTATGTCCTCTCTCTGGCCTCCCTGGGCCTGTGGACCTACCTGCTGAGGCGCTGGCTCCGCCACTATGGCAACCTCAACTCCTCAGGTGGGACGGTGTTCACGGCCCGCTGGATCCTCCCGCTGCTGTCAGTCTGCCTGGGGCTCCACTGGGCGGTTAGTGCCACTCCAGAGGACAGCTTTAGGAATCTGGCGGAGCTGATCAGCCTGGCCCAGCTGGCGCTCCCCAGGACGGCCTTCTGTCTCCTGGAACTGGGGCTGTTCCTGATCTGGATGGACCCTCTCACTGTGTTTGTGAAGATCAGGGCTGCGGCTCCAGCCAGGGGTTCGTCTCTGCCCCCGCCCCGCTACCGAGCGAGCACCGGCATCAGCCCGCAAGCGGAGCTGCACCACCTCATTCCCCAGATCTACCAGCGCATGCGTCGCTCCTTGGAGGATGGTGAAGTGACCGGGGATGCGGAGCCGGACAACAGGCCCGCCGTGGAGGCCTACGGACTGGGAACCGTCTACTCTGCCCCCTTGCTTCTGTTCTGCGGCATGCTGGGTAtcggtctgctgctgctgcacccaGAGGGCATGGCTctgtccttcctcctgctgctgctagaGATGGGAGCGCTGCTGCACATTCACGCCTCCTCCACGACCCTCAACGGCCTGGATGGAGCGCATTCTG gTGGGTTTGATGTTCCCTGGACTCCAGTGGTGCTGTGGTCGCTGGCTGCCACCCAGTTCTTCCACGCCACTGGTCACCTGCCCACCTTCCCCTCCATCCAGTGGGGCGCCGCCTTCGTGGGATTCCCTGGTGGACACACAGGCACCGTACTGCCCGCCTTGTTGGTCACACTCAACACCTTCGCCTCACACATCCTGTTTGCAG TGGGTTGTCCGTTGCTCCTGTTCTGGCCGCTGGTGTGCGAGGTGCGTGGGAGCCGGGGAGGAAGAGCAGgcggggaggaaggagaggacgCTGTGATGGAGATGAGACTGAGAGAAAACCCCCGGCAGTTCGGCTCTGCTCTTCTACAACTCTCAACACGCTACCTCTTTATCCAAGGAGCACAG GTCTTTGCATCAGTCTGTGCAGCTGCTATCCTCAGGAGACACCTAATGGTGTGGAAGGTTTTCGCACCCAA GTTAATGTTTGAGGCCTCGGGGTTCCTGGTGAGCAGTGTGTTTCTGCTGGTCGGCGTCACTTTAGTGTTGAGAGTCGACATGGCCGTGGGCCGCTGGTTTAAGAGACTCCTCCCCGATGCCTCCAGGTAG